The region ttttagaaacaaattaaaaatctgatcttGTGAAGTGAGCAGAACAAATGTTGTAAttctcattttaattgtttggcTGATTTGGAAATTCAGGGTAATTTACTAAATTTTTTATTagatatttctgctttttctgtgCCTTTCAAAGACTATAAACCTCCCCCCCCAAACGTTGCACATAAATTCAAATCCACCATCTGAGCAGGTTTCCTGTGGGTTTCCAGTGCATTAAAACCTCATTGGTAAAATTTTGAACTCAAGTTTTGAAGAGGAAAGTATAGAAAGTGATATTTAAGTTACATTCAATTCACAATTATTGTAAAGACGCTCAGttaattttttcttctaaaataaattttctttaaaaaaaaatatgaagcttaaaatgcaagtatttttttaacaaatctaaTCTGACCTACATTTATCTGTTTTGACTTTTACCTCCTGCTTTCTCACTACAATGTCTTTGACTTGTTAAAACGTTGTCATAGTTTCTGCTTGTCACATAAATAACGTGACATTGTCACACAACCTTTAGACATCAACTCATCAACATTGATgatgataaattgttttattttagatgatcttattttttaaatacactgtttttttcccttttgatGTTAAGCAGGGCCATAATTCGAAGGCTGTGGTTCGTCATTGTGGGtgaagttttatttgtgttttataatcTCTTTAATGTCAAAACTTCTTGTACTGGAGAAGTAGTTGACAGAGCGCATGCACCATGTGCAGAGGCTGCAGACCTTGCTGCGGCTCTATTCCcatttgctgaatattttttgccCCTTCTCTCTcctttatgtaaaatcaactcaaacgtccagaaaacaaaacaaaaaacctcgTACTGGACATACAGCACTGTTGAACGTATTCTTccctttacagatttcttctacTTTTGCTCTTGACTCACACAAACAGAAGTTGTTGCACCAACGAAAGCAGAAGCTATCCACTTTCTTCAGTTCCCATCACAAATATTGGTAAATTGTAAAATCAGgcagaaattaaacatgtttatggctccatccatctattttcacacatttggCCTCCTTTCTCCAAATATGCAACACTTGAAAATAAGACATGCAATTAAACCGGCTTTACATATTCACCTTAGGGAAATTCATTTTTCTAAATACTCTATTATTAAAAAAGGGAACTGgtaaaataaattggatttttaattaacttttgcCTTCACTGATTACCTTACAGTACAAAACTCATTGGGGGAAGTTCAAAAGTGCAtgcattcagtttttttgtggtTATGTTCGTGTAAATAAAAGGCCCCATTTTCATCAGGATCAAATGCTGGCCGAATACAAATCTAAAAAGCACCAATCCTCACTTCCCCATTTcgggttttttttccaagaacaCATGAATATGTAACTGGGTCCGACTAAACAAAATGAGATACTCACATAAAACCTTGAATGGGAAACATCAGAGGGAAGCGCAACATTATAGGATCCAACAGCTTTATATAGACATCGACTGTGTCGTACCAACACCCCCTGGGGCCAAACAGTGCTTTCTGACCACCTGAAAGACACCGACACCACACAAACCACAAACATCAGCTTCATTTGTCTCTGTGAGAAtaacattgtgtgtgtgtgtgtatgttggaCACCTACACATGCTGAGGTGTGTTACTGTATGAACCGGGCTCCAGTTTCTGCCAGCGGCCCAGGTGAGCCGCCGAGCGATGGAGCAAGTCGCAGTAGCTGGGAGGCAGCAGTTGGCTCATCAGCATCACAAAGGCGTTGATCCACACCATAATCAGATGCTCACAAGACCAGCGCATGTCGTAGTACTGTGTACTCTGTTGGAAGGAAGGGAATGAGATTAGTTTTAACTTGGCCAAAAATGAAGGTAGTTATTGAACAAATGGAGGGCTGGGTATGAACCGGATGAAAGGACCTCATGTCAAGAAAACACCAACCTTGACAAAGCAGAGAGGCAAGAAGGCTACATAGTAAGCACTGAACAGTGAGTTGAATAGCACTTCTTTGATCCGCCGGTTAAAGTCGCTtttcagctcctccacctcTGCTCGAATCAGCTCGGGCGTGTCCGAGTGTATGTGCTGCGGGCAGGTGTGAGTGGGCATGTGTGGGGGGCTGGAGAACTGTTCTCTGATGTTCTCCCgcaacaggaagaggaagtcGCGAGGTCGGAAGAGCTGGGACTCTGCGAGGTCGGCCTGCTGGTGTTCGGAGGGGTATTCGCAGTCAGATCCCGGCGCTTGGCTTTTCCCTCCTTCCTGATGGAAGCAGCAGAGTGGGACGTACACGCCGAATCTGAAGAGGACAGCGAGTGAAGCGAGAggggaaaacagagaaagaaggagaTTCACATTATGTGTAACGTGAACACATcatgcatctttaaaatgttgagaGACACCAAGGGAGAGCAAATTGCATTTTCTGGTTCCATTAGCACATTAAACGGAAAGAGTCCCTGGCATTATTGAACTGTTGTGGATAAGCAGATCAATTAGCAGCTTTGTAAATCTTTCCTTGTAAAGATTTCTGATGAAGATACATTTTTACTAGCAATGGCAATTTATCAGATGCaactgtgaaaatatgttttgttttgcttaggTAAGTGCTTTAAGGACAGTAATGGGAAAAGCACTGAATAGAAATCTTGTTCCAAGTAAACTAATCCAGTTCAGGCTTTACTGAAGTATTTTAGATTCTGGACTGAAGGTGATTAAGTGTAGACCTGTGTAATTAATCACATAATgagttaaaacaagctgaatAATCTCaatttacatgatttattgttttctcacctcactctttctaccaaaacctggatgacaaaagtcttcagtgtGGTGGTTTTGTCTCAACTAgacctttttttaaaggacaaattTATTTACTGATACTGCTTAATTAATGTTGTCGTTTCTGTTGCAATAACGAATTTTGAATGATTAGAATGTCTTACAGTTCCAGTGtcaaaatgttcattagaatttaaattcattgatttttgagaatgaGTTCCtggattattatgccattactatTGTCTGACTTCAAAACAACagtattatcatttatcgcaataacttctgggacaatttgtcATCCAGCAAATTTTGTTGTCACGACAGTCCTAATTCCACTGGTGGAGCTGAGAGTGGAAGTGTGTGGGAGTGGGGTGCTCTGTGAGGGGGAGCTTTGTGAAAATAGGCTCCATTTTGAAtgagcaagcgtttaggcacaagcgattaaaggattcctcaaacatgtaagaaagaatcaaagcaacatttgtatgtttttagtCAGGGAGTAACATTATAAGATATTAGGctcaaaaaagtggattttatatTATACCCTCCTTTAATAAACAGTCTGATGGCAGACTTTCTGACTTTACCTCCCAACAGTCAGTGTAGGTGTAAATGTCTGGAATTAAATATTAGACAAGCACAGTGCTCTAGACAGTGATCTGCTCTGAGGACTCACGGGTATCCCAGGAACAGAAGGTTAAGGACAGAGTGGTTCCTGCACAGGTTGACCAGCGTCCAGCAGAGCACCCAGCCGCACATGGTCAGCAGGCTGAGCCGGGCAGTAATAAGTACTATGTAGCGGAACAGGGACCCTCCACTGCTCTGAGAcacctgaaaaaagaaaataaaagtgatctAACAACTACTTTACAATCATCAAGGCACATTTTGCAACTTTTGGATTAGAGCGCCAGCCAGCTGTCTGCATGCAGTTTATTTACCTCTGACACAATGGTCCAAACAAGCCTCCTGGCTAACATAACAGTGATGAAGATAGCCAGGTGGTAGTCCATTAGATGAAAGTTCTACAAGGAGAACAGAGTTAGTTATTCtacattagaaaaacattttaaaaaaccccaTTGTTCTACATTAACTGAACTAATGTCTATGTAATCTCACAAGTGAGGTAGAGGCAGCCGGGTGACTGTAGGGGTACCACCACACCGTCCTGTAGATGTTGATGTACTGGACGAATAAAGCAACCAACAGGTAGAGAAAGAGCAGGAACtcaaacaggaagctgctgtcCAACGGCAGCTCGGGGATCCGCGAGTGACGGACCGGCTCCGGAGTGATGAGAGTAGAAATAGGCGGAGCAGAAAGACCCACCGAGTTACTGCTTCTGAAAGAAGTCCAAGTAAACAGTGCATTTTACTGTAGTCAAATAACACCTTCAGTAAATTGTAGAGACTAAAACTCCCCAAAACATTTAGTTAAATTTGACTTCCTCacaaacaatgaaagaaaacaaatgaaatactAGAAACATAAGCATGTGATTTAATAATCCTCACAGCTTCataacaaaaagtgaaaatgaccAAGTTCAACAAGTTTATTAATCAGTGTGCTACAGTTTTTTCATAACAAAAATCCACAATTTTTCTGTGTCAAATTTCTAGCCTTTGCCTGGACTTCTTTTTATGAGACTTGATAACAGAATCTTGACCATGAACTTGCTTTAATAGCAGTGGGATCCTATTACCAGCAGGCTCCACAACACTGGAAAATGAAATGCTAAATTTGGTGTCAGATTTTCAATGTGGTGAGCTACTTCACttcttttgtgacattttgacTGGTTTAGTTGGTCTGCTGTTACCTTGAAACCTACTGCACACCTTCTCatgaatacatttaatatttgaaacaaatctGCAATTTCAGGAGGATCCTAAACATCCTAGAGACAGCAGAGTTTAACCTCATTCTGGTGTAAAGCGATCTTCATATCCAGGACCTCGAGGTCTGGCTCGATGCGTCTAAaagttctgcaacttttagatgcgccACCGCTTCAACGCAGtcgagtcaaataatgaggtcatcgCCAGGACTCTGGAAAATTTGACTGCATACAGGTGGTGATTCATcgatttgattcaggtgtgttggaccagaggTGCAGCTAAAAGGCACCAGAGCTTGAGGCCTGGATGGGAAGACCCTTGGCCTACAAGTTCAGTTGACAACTTCTCCATCTGTCCTTGTAGTTGGACGGACGGAAAAAGCTCAgccttatttatttacaaactgGGTAGGAACCACCACGAGATTGTGACTAATTACTACTCAAGAATAATGTTACCTGGTCGAACAAGTTCAACTGACACCACAATATTGAAAAGCGTGTCTGAACTGATCATTTGAAAGCTACATGTGTTAAAACTGACATAATCTGTAAAACGTACAAATTATATGAAAGTTACACAGGGTAAGACTAAACTCTGGAATAACAGAATGTTATTTCGCTTTTGAAATTTCTCCATTTGCATAACGGTGGACCTATTTTTGGTGGCCGACCAAAGCTGGTAACTGTGCAAAGGTTTGACAAGCAGAGCGTTTAAAACAGGGAAAGACAGAAGGAGCTTCCATTAAGAAGTCCTGATAGAGACACGACGATGTGGCGACCGTCCTGACACATCTGTGGTtgctgaaacactgacaacACATGCAAAGGTTCAAATGTGGAAGTTGCCACAGCGacgagaagaagctcatcatgCAGGGCCAGAGGGATTATTCAAAACCCATCCTCTTATCTGATTCGCAGTTAAAAGAAAACGATGCCAAGCTGTTGATTAAATATCAaatttcaatgatttttttgtaaacaggGCCAAAACGTGTTGTATGACAGGTTCAAATTACAGCAGGacagttttttatatatagttcTTTATCAAAATCTGATTCACTGTTAGAGCTAGACATGGAAGCAGCTGGATAGTTTGGCCAAAATTACGTCACATAGCAACAAATGTTTGCCTTGGAAAcaacaattcagatttttgccACTAATCTACTTCATAACTACATTCACCAGGAGGaaagttgtagttttttaatatttattttacctttacaGTTGTAAGaatttttaatcagaatttagTCAAACCAAAGacagcttgtttattttttctttaataatcaataaaatattgttaaagctctttaattcattttcctgcaaaaaaaagtCCTTGTATCAACACAGCAAACACCGCCTTGacacagtttgtgttttatgcCCTTTTCTCCACTTATTGACTATGTTGAGCTCCGTGTTCTAAACAAAGTCCTGTTGCAGCAGCTCCAAGTGTCCTCAAAGCTGCATATGTGCATTACCTGTTCCTGAGGCCCGTGCCATTGCTGACGCTGCCTCCGACCAGAGTCTGCAGGGACGGCAGAGAGGAGCGACTTAGCTGCTGTCTGCTGGGACCCCTGCGGCCTCCTGGCATGGTCGCCAGTTACCGTTCCTCTCAAAAACCCACCATGTACTTCAAGGTCACTGCAGGGTGTAACGAGGAAAACAAAAGgttcaattaaaacaaaaagaaacggGTAGGGGGAACGAAACAGATCATAAAAAAGCAATTGAAAACCAGCAAACCTGAAAGGTAAACAGTAATTAGCGTAAGGATGTGAGACATTAACTTTACAACCCATATGTAATAAGTACACGTTCGAGAAGTTAattaagtgagaaaaaaataagctgCACAGATGCTCCTGTTTGCCAGTGGGCGGGTTCCCAGTTGTTAATGCATTTATGTGTCATCactgtaaaaactaaatgtcaCCTTAATGGTGGTGAAAACGCCACCATGATTAAATCTGACAAGATTTTCTACAGAACTTTCTTACTTAACTTTGGGGACTGCCTGTAACTATTTTCACGTTcctaagcaaaaaataaacatagtaAATCTGCCACGCCATGGCAAGAGTTCAGGAAAAAATACTTAAGAGTATTTTGTGAAAGTggattgtgtctttttttttttggctttggATTGGGATGTAAACAAAGATCTTTACTACAACATCCAGGTTGTAACCAGCATAAAGACAAAGAGATTTATGTCAGATCTGTCCGAGTTTCAACTCAGCTTGGCAACGGAGCGGCGTAGATCTTACAGACCAAACAAAGCAGCTTTCTGCAGATGGAACTTCATTGAAACTCTGTTTGTTTCTCATGTCGCTACCGACACAACCTCATCCAAAGCCTCCCTTATTGCAACATCCCTGGTTTTTGTCAAATAATATCTCAATGACACAAACGGAGCGACCCCCAATTCTCAgcggaaaaaaaaagcagcccTGCCCGGCTGAGCTCAAACTGGAAAACAACTGGCTAGAAGTGTTTGTCAagttaacttaaaataaaaaaacctggCAAATACAGGAGCAATTCACCTTCATTGTGTTACTATGTACTAAGTACTAAGTACTATgtgtctgaaacagaaaaaaaacaatgtagtaaaaaacaaacaaacaaaaaaaaaaagcttttgggTCAGACTTTATTACAGTAGGAAAGTTGCAGGTATAACTACGGTATAGTAACCAGTAATGTGCTGCATTTATAGAGcaagcaggaaaacacacacagtaaaaTGTCTGACTGGAACATAGACAACAATTATGCGGGCACTTTAATACTTTTTGGAAAGTTTGCAGGTTATTAAAATACTGCAAAGTTCAGAAGCtgccttaaatatttttcagccCCTTTGCAAAGTTGGCACCAAATGTGacactttattaaaacaatgaaCTGTGTATCCCTACATCCCAATTGATGGGGGACTTTTGCTTatcttaattaattttaaagtaaaagtgtTTCTTCCAAACCAAATTTAAAAGCCCCAGCGAAGGCAAAATCAACTcgcataataaaaaaaaataattgacagTCTCTATTAATGGCAACAAGATTTATATTATgtccatgtaaaaaaaaaaataaagaagcaaaacaacaaaactgtcTGATCTCTGAAATGCTACCCtagttgaaaaaaacaaaagtaagtttagtgcattaaaataaatcctcTTTACTCATATTTGTCTGAGTTCATGTAAATTGAATCTTAATATATTTACTATTCACTAAGGACTTAAAACAAATCATTCATAACTTGTTTCTTCCTCTACTTTACCTCTTAAGTATTTCCACTAAGTAGACTTGTAATGTCTCAAGCAACTGATCAAACCTGTGGCTGACAACAAGTGAAACATCACAAATTTAAGCTTCGGAAACTTAAGAAGAAAGCTGTTGACAACGCATCTACAAATACGTAAACATTATGGCAGCACTTCTTAATTAGGTCAAGTTATGAGTGGCAGATGTTGTTGTCCTGGTGCAAAGGTCATTTTTAACGGGGAAAGTAATCTACTGAAATGAATTGAAGTGTTAAATAAgggttttaattaaattaaattgtgcTTCTTGTGTTTGAA is a window of Xiphophorus maculatus strain JP 163 A chromosome 4, X_maculatus-5.0-male, whole genome shotgun sequence DNA encoding:
- the tmem39a gene encoding transmembrane protein 39A isoform X2; this encodes MPGGRRGPSRQQLSRSSLPSLQTLVGGSVSNGTGLRNSSNSVGLSAPPISTLITPEPVRHSRIPELPLDSSFLFEFLLFLYLLVALFVQYINIYRTVWWYPYSHPAASTSLNFHLMDYHLAIFITVMLARRLVWTIVSEVSQSSGGSLFRYIVLITARLSLLTMCGWVLCWTLVNLCRNHSVLNLLFLGYPFGVYVPLCCFHQEGGKSQAPGSDCEYPSEHQQADLAESQLFRPRDFLFLLRENIREQFSSPPHMPTHTCPQHIHSDTPELIRAEVEELKSDFNRRIKEVLFNSLFSAYYVAFLPLCFVKSTQYYDMRWSCEHLIMVWINAFVMLMSQLLPPSYCDLLHRSAAHLGRWQKLEPGSYSNTPQHVWSESTVWPQGVLVRHSRCLYKAVGSYNVALPSDVSHSRFYFLFHKPLRILNLLIGIESSVVLYQLYSLLRSERWNHTLSLGLILLCNYYVLFKLLRDRIVLGKAYSYPLSANSSGLKSQ
- the tmem39a gene encoding transmembrane protein 39A isoform X1, which produces MPGGRRGPSRQQLSRSSLPSLQTLVGGSVSNGTGLRNRSSNSVGLSAPPISTLITPEPVRHSRIPELPLDSSFLFEFLLFLYLLVALFVQYINIYRTVWWYPYSHPAASTSLNFHLMDYHLAIFITVMLARRLVWTIVSEVSQSSGGSLFRYIVLITARLSLLTMCGWVLCWTLVNLCRNHSVLNLLFLGYPFGVYVPLCCFHQEGGKSQAPGSDCEYPSEHQQADLAESQLFRPRDFLFLLRENIREQFSSPPHMPTHTCPQHIHSDTPELIRAEVEELKSDFNRRIKEVLFNSLFSAYYVAFLPLCFVKSTQYYDMRWSCEHLIMVWINAFVMLMSQLLPPSYCDLLHRSAAHLGRWQKLEPGSYSNTPQHVWSESTVWPQGVLVRHSRCLYKAVGSYNVALPSDVSHSRFYFLFHKPLRILNLLIGIESSVVLYQLYSLLRSERWNHTLSLGLILLCNYYVLFKLLRDRIVLGKAYSYPLSANSSGLKSQ